The genome window AAACAGCAACAACATTACAGGCACGTAGGTTGGATGGGACGCGTGCGACTCCGTGTTTCCCGGGTCAGCTGGGCCCtgcccgccgccgtggTAACTGGGCAACGGACTTGGTCCAGTGGGCCTAAGGAATGTTGCGATCAACCCCGATGGCTCGAACGCGGAACCCGTTTCAGCGAGTTTGCTGGGTGCTGGGTTCTGGAAGAAGTCTTCGCAGTGGCCCCAGTCATAGCCTGCTAGATGATGTGGGGACGGTGGGCTGGGTGCCTTCTCGAGGGAGGATGTGTGTGCTGTTGAAAGCGGTCAGATCAAGCACAGTGTGTTTTGTGGTCAAAAGAGTGGGGCAGTTCCGAAACTGAAAGAGTGGACCCAGGGTCATGTCGGTTTCATTATAAGCATTCTGAATTGGTTAATCCACGGGTTCAGAGCATGCATCGAGTCGCCGATCAAACCAGCAGGCTAACGCGCCCGGCGGCAGGCGGACGGCGGACAACCATTGCATCTGTGGATCCATCGGAGAACTGGATGACGCCTCAAGCCTCAAGCCTCAAGCCTCAAGTCTCAAACCTCAAGCCAAGTCGGCGCTCACCATTCCGCAACGGAACGAGGAATGAGACTAATGTCGAACCCTCGAAGCGATGCTTTCAAAGACTATACTCTCTCTCAGCACACGCACCTCTTCTCTACCAAAGTTTCAGTCGGGCGCAGCCGTGACCCGAATGATGCGCTGATGGCACTGGCACATACTGCAGGCgcaccctcgccaccccGCAGCCAAACTTGGTCTCATGACAGCCGAACTCGCCGCACTCGCAGCACCCTCGTGCACCAGTACAGCTTGCCTTCCTCGTTATGACACAGCCGACGTCAGCATTTGATCTGCGCATCCCGACAAAGCAGTGACATGCCTGACCTGACAGGCCACCGGACGGACGCCCGAACAAGATCTGACGCACTGACCTTCCATTACACGTCTCCTTGCTaacccccctccccctccccaagCATGGCAGAAATCCCCCATCTCATTATCATCCAttcttctcttctctttGCCTTTTTCACCACCCTTCCTTGATCCTTGGATCCTTTGCCAACACCatgctcctcatcgccctccTAGCGTTCGCCGTCGTGCGCGCACAGGCACCCACACCCATCTCGGCCCTTTCTGTCTCTTCCtctcaaccttcctccccaccttTCCCCATCCTCACATCAACCATCTCCTCCGCGGTCTCTAGGCCTCCCACTTCAGCGCCagtctcggcctcggtctcattgtcgagcgcgtcagTTCTCCCCTCCATCACCTCCGTCAAACCCATCGTGACGATAACAATATCGGGCGCGAGCATCCAGACCAGTCCCCCCAACTCCAGCTCTAGCTCAGAGATGAAGGGAGGCTCAATCGCGGCCATAGTCCTCGGTATCATCTGTGCCCTCGAGGCTATTGTCATTGTACGTCTTGCTTCTTATCCGGCTAACGAAAGGTtatcctcgccctccgcaCGCGCAacctcgctcgccgctcgGCCCACCTCGCCATGACCCTCCGCGACCGTCCCCCGCCCGCTCCACCTATCATGACTCCCATGGCCGTCCCGCTCATGAAGCCCATGAACGTCGTGCACCacgtcgcgccgcccacgACTATCGTGCGCAAGGTCAGTCGCAAGGCACCGCCGAAGtatgacgacgacgacaagaagGAAGTGGTGTGATCTAAGTTATGATGAGGGATAAAGGGTaaaggggaggggaagggatAGACACTGTGGGAACGGACACTTTGTGTAGCTGTGCATTTTATCGGCCACACGGCACGGTCATTACTTTGTATTACATGAATCGTTGTATGTTGGGGTTCTCGGGGCCTTCGCGATGTCACGCCATCACCTTCTCGCCCGAGAAGCAACTGGCATGCGGCGACCACACACCTGCACTCTTTGCGCATGAACCCGGCTCCGCTGTGGTGCATCGCATTCCCTTCCTTCCGTAAGCTCTCTGTCGGATGCTTTCTGCCGAAGACAACTAGGCAGCATGTTGGCCACGTGCTCTTAGAactcgaccttggcgcgcacgccatGTCGAGACGCTTCAGTTCGGTCATCAACTCGTCGAAGTGTTCCTGGTCGAGGCCCGCGACATGGTGCAGATTGTACCCATGGCAACTGGCAACTTGCAGTTGGAAACTGGGAGTGCCAAGTGTGACGCTCAAGCTGGAGATCTGGACAATGTGCCAACTGGATGGTTAGTCGGTATGACAACAAGTTGAGATTAGGAACCAAACGTGGCGTGAGCAATTTGCAGTTTCCCTCTCAGAACCGACCGGTTTCACAATAAATAGTGTATATACATTAACTATgccgcgccaccgccagctGGCGTTGCAGCTCAACAATCACTGCCCTATTGGACGTTGGTTGGTGGGGAGAGGCCACGTCCCTCTGCACCGCTATGTTGAATATTCGAGAGTGGCAATGAGGGGGGCGCGCTCGACTGGACCACCAGTGTTACCGCCTTTACAGAGAATTTGAGGGTTGGCAGAAAGTCGGTTTAAAGGGAATGGTCCCAATGTGAATGAGCGTTGTCTCCTGGCAGCCAGCTGTAAAGGCAGGCACTGGTCTCCATCACGTGCAACTGATAACGGGCTTTGTCTTGGATCCCAGCTCATTGTGCGCCACCGTAACCTCGGCTTTTCCCCTACTTTATTCCCTACGGTCCAACTGCATCACTTCCGCCACGGATTCGCGGCCTGGCAATCCGCCTCATCCTGGTCAAAGTTGGGCGCCCCGTGGCTTAGGGCTATCCGAGCGTCACAAGTACTTCTCCACTTATCGTACACGGACATTCGCGtggcgcgacggcgactAACAGCCACATATCAGGCATCGCACGGATAGTACATGATCCAAATCCCTGAAAGTCGTTGTAAGTCTTCTACAACGCCCGAGATCTGTCATTCAACTCGCACTTGATTAATCCACCTCCTCTCACCTCTCGGGCACTACCTATACATCCTTGTCTATCACAACTTGTTACTTCAACCAGTGCTGGCTCATGATCTGCTGCACAGCCATGAGGGCCCAGTACCGCACGTCGGGGTTCTCGCTAGTCATGAGCTGCATGACGCGCGTCTTGCCGTTGCCCTCGTTGAGGAGCTGCTTGCTCTTGTCTCCGCCGTACTTGACGAATttggcgacgtcgttgCAAGCAACGGCCAGCACGACGGGGTCGTGCGACGTGTTGAGCAACTCGATGAGGCGGCGCACGAGCTTGCCGTTCGCCTCGGTCTGGATGcggccaacctcgaggcgcCAGAagtcgtcgctctcgtgTGCGGGAGACCAGACCAAGTGACCAGACTCGAGCTCGGAGACGTACTCGTCAAATGTCGTcaggccctcgaggcgctccttAAGCTCTTCCTTAAGGAACTggaggtcctcgaccacgtcctcgtcgctccaCTTGCGCTCGGTGAGAGAGTCGACAAAAGGGAGCAGGCGCACGACGAACATTGACGGGAGGTTCTGCGAGGGTGCAAGAGTAAGCAGgttctgctgtcagcttgctTTTCAGGTGATTGAGCTGGGGAGGCTTCAAAATGGCTTGGCCAAGGAAGCAGACGACAGGAAGCAAGAGTGAGCCATCGCGCAGCCCTTCGCAACCAAGCACAACTACACTCACCCGGAACGTGGCCACGATCACACGGATGACCTTCTCCTTAACGGCCGATTTGGCAATCTCGGTGAACAGCGCAACGATGTCGTACTTCTTGTCCAACCCCTCAGCGGCGTTCTGCTCAAACGATAGCTGCCAGATGCACGAGATGG of Cutaneotrichosporon cavernicola HIS019 DNA, chromosome: 4 contains these proteins:
- the VMA13 gene encoding uncharacterized protein (V-ATPase subunit H), giving the protein MAAVEVIPPPFFSPYLDDQLSKLAARQIPWERAKLLSQEECTLIRSLDRLPLSQRGHKIATEGAQYAKLYIDLLRKLQRVDTVQAVLVSISVMLADMKAFHYFHDLRKDNPLDPYQPIVKCLTMDTDEEFVHLESLRILALLIATDSTDFPDELLPTLLTSLASFINGPHLQSRDIATQVLNAVLGKKQFRSAVWKQGDCISGLVKWLKDNISPQQQYGAISCIWQLSFEQNAAEGLDKKYDIVALFTEIAKSAVKEKVIRVIVATFRNLLTLAPSQNLPSMFVVRLLPFVDSLTERKWSDEDVVEDLQFLKEELKERLEGLTTFDEYVSELESGHLVWSPAHESDDFWRLEVGRIQTEANGKLVRRLIELLNTSHDPVVLAVACNDVAKFVKYGGDKSKQLLNEGNGKTRVMQLMTSENPDVRYWALMAVQQIMSQHWLK